The following proteins are co-located in the Frigidibacter mobilis genome:
- a CDS encoding OmpA family protein: MNAKTPLLLAISASLGLTACVESGYPAGGAGQPNNARNAAIAGAVVGGVLGATADGDERLTKAAAGALAGAAIGGVAGSLLDRQARELQSEIGGNGTTVTNTGSNLVVNMPQDVLFATDSATVSSAVTNDLYALASSLNRYPNTRVEVIGHTDNTGSAAYNQDLSQRRAAAVAQVIRNGGVAPQRVVYYGRGYDQPIASNATPEGRAQNRRVQIIITPTN, from the coding sequence ATGAACGCGAAGACACCCCTTCTCCTTGCCATTTCAGCAAGCCTCGGCCTGACGGCCTGCGTGGAGTCCGGCTATCCGGCGGGCGGCGCGGGCCAGCCCAACAACGCCCGCAACGCGGCCATCGCCGGCGCCGTTGTCGGCGGCGTTCTGGGCGCGACGGCTGACGGTGACGAGCGTCTGACCAAGGCCGCCGCGGGCGCCCTTGCCGGTGCCGCCATCGGCGGCGTTGCCGGCAGCCTGCTGGACCGTCAGGCGCGCGAACTGCAATCCGAGATCGGCGGCAACGGCACCACCGTCACCAACACCGGCTCGAACCTCGTGGTGAACATGCCGCAGGACGTGCTCTTCGCCACCGACAGCGCCACCGTGTCGAGCGCGGTGACCAATGACCTCTATGCCCTGGCGTCGAGCCTCAACCGCTACCCGAACACCCGGGTCGAGGTGATCGGCCATACCGACAACACCGGCTCGGCCGCCTACAACCAGGACCTGTCTCAGCGCCGGGCTGCAGCGGTGGCGCAGGTCATCCGCAATGGCGGCGTGGCCCCGCAGCGCGTGGTCTATTACGGTCGCGGCTACGACCAGCCCATCGCCTCGAACGCGACCCCCGAAGGCCGCGCCCAGAACCGCCGCGTGCAGATCATCATCACGCCGACGAACTGA
- a CDS encoding TetR/AcrR family transcriptional regulator, with product MRQKIGQEQRHAEILACAARLFRERGVGAVAIDEIVREANIAKGTFYLYFRSKSDLLARLADALVARMVEAAEAAARQQADPLDNFAAAVAALKHVDRDERHLAEALHHPANLELHERANIALVRGLAPVLAGVVEAGNATGVFDVAAPLPTVEFLLAGQAFLLGDGRFNWSPAEHAERLDAALVLIERALGAPPRSLTTRLAQALAPPAAPAG from the coding sequence ATGCGACAGAAGATCGGGCAGGAGCAGCGCCACGCCGAAATCCTGGCATGTGCCGCGCGGCTGTTCCGCGAGCGCGGCGTCGGTGCCGTCGCCATTGACGAGATCGTCCGCGAGGCGAATATCGCCAAGGGCACGTTCTATCTCTACTTCCGCTCCAAGAGCGATCTTCTGGCCCGGCTCGCGGATGCGCTGGTGGCGCGCATGGTCGAGGCGGCCGAGGCCGCGGCCCGGCAGCAGGCAGATCCCCTGGACAATTTCGCCGCCGCAGTCGCCGCGCTGAAGCATGTCGATCGGGATGAGCGGCATCTGGCCGAGGCGCTGCATCATCCCGCCAACCTCGAACTGCATGAACGGGCCAATATAGCCCTTGTCCGGGGGCTTGCCCCGGTGCTTGCCGGTGTGGTCGAGGCGGGGAATGCCACGGGCGTGTTCGATGTCGCGGCCCCGCTGCCCACGGTCGAGTTTCTATTGGCCGGGCAAGCGTTCCTGCTGGGGGACGGCCGGTTCAACTGGTCCCCTGCCGAACATGCCGAGCGGCTGGACGCGGCACTTGTGCTGATCGAGCGCGCCCTGGGTGCCCCGCCCCGGTCGTTGACCACGCGCCTTGCCCAGGCGCTCGCCCCTCCGGCCGCCCCGGCGGGCTGA
- the nth gene encoding endonuclease III, with protein sequence MARQLAYHQIHEIFARFQAVEPEPKGELEHVNAFTLLVAVALSAQATDAGVNKATRALFANVDTPEKMLALGEEGLTEHIRTIGLYRQKARNVIRLSQILVESYGGEVPSSRAALQSLPGVGRKTANVVLSMWFQHPAQAVDTHVFRVGNRTGIAPGRDVDQVERAIEDHVPAPFQKHAHHWLILHGRYICVARKPKCGICPINDLCLFEEKTL encoded by the coding sequence ATGGCCAGACAGCTTGCATATCACCAGATCCACGAGATCTTTGCCCGCTTTCAGGCGGTGGAGCCCGAGCCGAAGGGCGAGCTGGAGCATGTCAATGCCTTCACCTTGCTGGTCGCGGTGGCGCTGTCGGCGCAGGCGACCGATGCGGGGGTGAACAAGGCGACGCGGGCGCTGTTCGCAAATGTCGACACGCCCGAAAAGATGCTGGCCTTGGGCGAGGAGGGACTGACCGAGCATATCCGCACCATCGGCCTCTACCGCCAGAAGGCGCGCAACGTGATCCGTCTCAGCCAGATCCTGGTGGAGAGCTATGGCGGCGAGGTGCCCTCCAGCCGGGCGGCGCTGCAATCCTTGCCCGGGGTCGGGCGCAAGACCGCGAATGTGGTCCTCAGCATGTGGTTCCAGCACCCTGCGCAGGCGGTCGATACCCATGTCTTCCGCGTCGGCAACCGCACGGGGATCGCGCCGGGACGCGATGTCGACCAGGTGGAGCGGGCGATCGAGGACCATGTTCCGGCGCCGTTCCAGAAGCACGCCCATCACTGGCTGATCCTGCATGGCCGCTACATCTGCGTGGCGCGAAAGCCGAAATGCGGGATCTGCCCGATCAACGATCTTTGCCTGTTCGAGGAGAAAACCCTGTGA
- a CDS encoding adenosine kinase: protein MSRYQVVGIGNAIVDVLSHSDDRFLDHMGIEKGIMQLIERERAEVLYAAMRERVEAPGGSVANTLAGLGNLGLTTAFIGRVRDDALGRFYAASMAAEGTDFVNAPVAGGELPTSRSMIFVTEDGERSMNTYLGISAELGPEDVDETVAGAAEMLFLEGYLFDKNKGKEAFLKAARSTHRGGGKAGIALSDPFCVDRHRGDFLRLIRGELDYVIGNAQEWSSLYQTEDLEAALAQARAECPLVVCTRSGADVVLIRGEERVEVPVHRVVPVDATGAGDQFAAGFLYGMMTGDDLYRAGRMGCIAAAEVIGHFGARPEGDIQRLFRGQGLI, encoded by the coding sequence GTGAGCCGTTATCAGGTTGTCGGCATCGGCAACGCCATCGTGGACGTGCTGTCCCATTCCGACGACCGCTTTCTGGACCATATGGGCATCGAGAAGGGCATCATGCAGCTGATCGAGCGCGAGCGCGCCGAGGTGCTCTATGCCGCGATGCGCGAGCGGGTGGAGGCGCCGGGCGGATCGGTGGCCAACACGCTGGCGGGGCTCGGCAATCTGGGCCTGACGACCGCCTTCATCGGCCGGGTGCGCGATGACGCTCTGGGCCGGTTCTACGCGGCCTCTATGGCGGCAGAGGGGACGGACTTCGTGAACGCCCCGGTGGCGGGCGGAGAGCTTCCGACATCGCGCAGCATGATCTTCGTGACCGAGGATGGCGAGCGCTCGATGAACACCTATCTGGGCATTTCCGCCGAGCTCGGCCCTGAGGACGTGGACGAGACGGTGGCGGGGGCGGCCGAGATGCTGTTCCTGGAGGGCTATCTCTTCGACAAAAACAAGGGCAAGGAAGCCTTCCTCAAGGCCGCCCGCTCCACCCATCGCGGCGGGGGCAAGGCCGGGATCGCGTTGAGCGATCCTTTCTGCGTGGACCGGCACCGGGGCGATTTCCTGCGGTTGATCCGGGGCGAGCTGGATTATGTGATCGGCAATGCGCAGGAATGGAGCTCGCTCTACCAGACCGAGGATTTGGAGGCGGCGCTGGCGCAGGCGCGGGCCGAATGTCCGCTGGTTGTCTGCACGAGGTCGGGGGCCGATGTGGTGCTGATCCGCGGCGAGGAGCGGGTGGAGGTGCCGGTGCACCGCGTGGTGCCGGTCGATGCCACCGGCGCCGGAGACCAGTTCGCGGCGGGGTTCCTGTATGGGATGATGACCGGGGATGACCTCTACCGCGCCGGCCGCATGGGCTGCATCGCCGCGGCCGAGGTGATCGGCCATTTCGGCGCGCGGCCCGAGGGGGATATCCAACGGTTGTTCCGCGGGCAGGGGCTGATCTGA
- a CDS encoding phosphatase PAP2 family protein — MRAPTLRQHLHTRSLALLAALFAAIWLFVELAEDMAEGETHGFDRAILLAFRNPAAEPLGPPWLQTVMRDITALGGLTVLGFVTLAVAGLLWAQSRRRSAGLLLLAIIGGQVFSHVAKAVFDRPRPDLVPHGTLVSSASFPSGHAMMAAVVWLTLAAMVTRVQPSRLVRVYLTALAIAVTVAVGFSRVWLGVHWPTDVLAGWAAGAAWALICRALAELLDPLPGPQPAAPTPAR, encoded by the coding sequence ATGAGGGCCCCCACCCTGCGCCAACATCTGCACACCCGCAGCCTCGCCCTGCTGGCGGCACTGTTCGCGGCAATCTGGCTGTTCGTCGAACTGGCTGAAGACATGGCAGAGGGCGAGACCCACGGCTTCGACCGTGCCATCCTGCTCGCCTTCCGCAACCCGGCCGCCGAGCCGCTGGGGCCGCCCTGGCTGCAAACCGTGATGCGCGACATCACCGCGCTTGGCGGGCTGACGGTGCTGGGGTTCGTCACGCTGGCGGTGGCCGGACTGCTCTGGGCCCAGTCCCGCCGCCGCTCTGCCGGGCTCCTGCTGCTGGCGATCATCGGCGGGCAGGTCTTCTCGCATGTCGCCAAGGCGGTGTTCGACCGGCCCCGCCCCGACCTCGTGCCGCATGGCACGCTGGTCAGCAGCGCCAGCTTTCCCAGCGGCCATGCGATGATGGCCGCCGTGGTCTGGCTGACGCTGGCGGCAATGGTGACACGGGTGCAGCCAAGCCGCCTAGTGCGGGTTTACCTGACCGCCCTTGCCATCGCTGTCACGGTGGCGGTCGGCTTCAGCCGGGTCTGGCTGGGCGTCCACTGGCCGACCGACGTGCTGGCCGGCTGGGCCGCCGGCGCCGCCTGGGCGCTCATCTGCCGTGCCCTGGCCGAGTTGCTGGACCCGCTGCCAGGCCCCCAGCCAGCCGCCCCCACACCGGCCCGCTAA
- a CDS encoding sulfotransferase family protein — MGFPGTWMTESESVVYRVVPKCACSTIGQIMFYSDHGRFFDGDIHDATAGMHKWSMEASQPLIEDNVKAHTSFAFTCVRNPYARILSSFFDKIAGIQRNGKRYRGNLVPQLVQKYGIDVGSPDNGFEFDQIASFRRFLLFARDTIRWRRPMEPDIHWSAMAGHVSTFIVNGGRYNRIFFTERFNDGMQQVLDQIETPVKVDLKAIPRFNESEGHGPKRAHDVSAYFDDLSRHLIWEIYKKDFQLFKYDFDNPDNKYPIAEIDLDEVHAKLGD; from the coding sequence ATGGGGTTTCCCGGTACCTGGATGACCGAGAGCGAGAGCGTCGTCTATCGCGTCGTCCCGAAATGCGCCTGCTCGACCATCGGGCAGATCATGTTCTATTCCGATCACGGGCGTTTTTTCGACGGCGACATCCATGATGCCACCGCCGGGATGCACAAATGGTCGATGGAGGCGAGCCAGCCGCTGATCGAGGACAACGTCAAGGCCCATACGTCCTTCGCCTTCACCTGCGTGCGCAACCCCTATGCCCGCATCCTGTCGTCGTTCTTCGACAAGATCGCCGGCATCCAGCGCAACGGCAAACGCTACCGCGGCAACCTCGTGCCGCAGCTGGTGCAGAAATACGGCATCGACGTCGGCAGCCCCGATAACGGGTTCGAGTTCGACCAGATCGCCAGCTTCCGCCGCTTCCTGCTCTTCGCGCGCGACACCATCCGCTGGCGCCGCCCGATGGAGCCCGATATCCACTGGTCGGCGATGGCCGGGCATGTCTCGACCTTCATCGTCAATGGCGGGCGCTACAACCGGATCTTCTTCACCGAGCGGTTCAACGACGGCATGCAACAGGTGCTGGACCAGATAGAGACGCCGGTGAAGGTGGACCTGAAGGCGATCCCGCGCTTCAACGAATCCGAAGGGCATGGGCCGAAGCGCGCCCATGACGTCAGCGCCTATTTTGACGATCTGTCGCGGCACCTTATCTGGGAGATCTACAAGAAGGACTTCCAGCTGTTCAAATATGACTTCGACAACCCCGACAACAAATACCCCATCGCCGAGATCGACCTCGACGAGGTTCATGCCAAACTCGGCGACTGA
- a CDS encoding DUF5928 domain-containing protein encodes MARIAFILLCHKDPEGIVQQAERLTAAGDFMSIHFDARAKKADYQLIRRALASNPNVTFARRRIKCGWGEWSLVEATLAATEAAVAAFPQATHFYMLSGDCMSIKSAEFAHEFLEANDRDFIESFDFLSSDWIKTGMKEDRLIYRHFFNERGRKWWFYTSYEFQKRLGLTRKVPDDIQVMIGSQWWCLRRRTVEWVLKFCRERRDVMRFFRTTWIPDETFFQTLVRHLVPDAEIETRTLTFLMFSDYGMPVTFYNDHYDLLLSQDYLFARKISVDAAELKARLGDLWASEAVQFPISNEGRSLYGFITGRGRIGRRFAPRFWETEASLGHERELLLVVCKKWHVAKRLVERVRQLTDIPAIDYMFNEEATPLPDLGGIQTTLEKRTRHRRALLRMLFDYHGTNRLLVCLDPAAIDLLQDFYADRCVTRTLEIDCEFTDDYLLGHARRVGLAGERTPPEVLNRLLPTIRYDVRFESDRLRDANFPNLTRIRQAATVEENVAPLASFLSLPPETAREIAATHYLFTD; translated from the coding sequence ATGGCCAGAATCGCCTTCATCCTGCTGTGCCACAAAGACCCTGAGGGGATCGTGCAACAGGCCGAGCGGCTGACCGCCGCGGGCGACTTCATGTCGATCCACTTCGACGCAAGGGCGAAGAAGGCCGACTACCAGCTGATCCGAAGGGCGCTGGCGAGCAATCCCAACGTCACCTTCGCGCGGCGGCGCATCAAATGCGGCTGGGGCGAGTGGAGCCTAGTGGAGGCGACGCTGGCCGCGACCGAGGCGGCGGTGGCCGCCTTCCCGCAGGCCACGCATTTCTACATGCTGTCCGGCGACTGCATGTCGATCAAGTCGGCCGAGTTCGCGCATGAATTCCTCGAAGCGAATGACCGGGATTTCATCGAGAGCTTCGACTTTCTCAGCTCCGACTGGATCAAGACCGGGATGAAGGAAGACCGGCTGATCTATCGCCATTTCTTCAACGAGCGCGGCCGGAAGTGGTGGTTCTACACCTCCTACGAGTTTCAAAAGCGTCTGGGGCTGACGCGCAAGGTGCCCGATGACATCCAGGTGATGATCGGCAGCCAGTGGTGGTGCCTGCGCCGGCGGACGGTGGAGTGGGTGCTGAAGTTTTGCCGGGAGCGGCGCGACGTGATGCGATTCTTCCGCACCACATGGATTCCCGACGAGACCTTCTTCCAGACGCTGGTGCGCCATCTGGTGCCGGATGCCGAGATCGAGACGCGGACGCTGACCTTCCTGATGTTCTCCGACTACGGGATGCCGGTCACCTTCTACAACGACCATTATGACCTGCTGCTGAGCCAGGACTACCTGTTCGCCCGCAAGATATCGGTCGATGCGGCAGAGCTGAAGGCGCGGCTTGGCGACTTGTGGGCCAGCGAGGCGGTGCAGTTCCCGATCTCGAACGAGGGGCGCAGCCTTTACGGCTTCATCACCGGGCGCGGCCGGATCGGGCGGCGTTTTGCTCCGCGCTTCTGGGAGACGGAGGCGAGCCTGGGGCACGAGCGGGAACTGCTGCTGGTGGTATGCAAGAAATGGCATGTCGCCAAGCGGCTGGTGGAACGGGTGCGGCAGCTGACCGATATCCCGGCCATCGACTACATGTTCAACGAAGAGGCGACGCCGCTGCCCGATCTCGGCGGCATCCAGACCACGCTGGAAAAGCGCACCCGACACCGGCGGGCGCTGCTGCGGATGCTATTCGACTATCACGGCACGAACCGGCTGCTGGTCTGCCTCGACCCGGCCGCGATCGACCTGTTGCAGGATTTCTACGCCGACCGCTGTGTCACCCGCACGCTGGAAATCGACTGCGAGTTCACCGATGACTATCTGCTGGGCCATGCCCGTCGCGTCGGTCTTGCCGGAGAGCGCACGCCGCCCGAGGTGCTGAACCGGCTGCTGCCGACCATCCGCTATGACGTGCGCTTTGAAAGCGACCGGCTGCGCGACGCGAATTTCCCCAACCTGACCCGGATCCGTCAGGCCGCGACGGTGGAGGAGAATGTCGCACCGCTGGCCAGCTTCCTGTCGCTGCCGCCCGAAACCGCGCGCGAGATCGCTGCGACGCATTACCTGTTCACCGACTGA
- a CDS encoding HIT domain-containing protein, with protein sequence MSYAYDATNIFARILRGEIPNKTVLETAHSLAFEDIRPQAPVHVLVIPKGPYVSYDHFAREASEAEIVDFTRAIGEVCKMTGVALDGGNGFRAVSNAGMDGVQEVPHLHVHILGGRDLGRMLQPAG encoded by the coding sequence ATGAGCTACGCCTATGACGCGACGAACATCTTCGCCCGCATCCTGCGCGGCGAGATCCCGAACAAGACCGTGCTGGAGACCGCACACAGCCTTGCCTTCGAGGATATCCGCCCGCAGGCCCCGGTGCATGTGCTGGTGATCCCGAAGGGCCCCTATGTCAGCTATGACCATTTCGCACGCGAGGCGTCCGAGGCCGAGATCGTCGACTTCACCCGTGCCATCGGCGAGGTCTGCAAGATGACCGGCGTGGCGCTGGACGGGGGCAACGGCTTCCGGGCCGTGTCGAATGCCGGCATGGACGGGGTGCAGGAAGTGCCGCATCTGCATGTGCATATCCTGGGTGGCCGCGATCTGGGGCGGATGCTGCAGCCGGCGGGTTGA
- a CDS encoding glutamine synthetase family protein has protein sequence MTHSPSGSTLAEAEAFLAAHPEIEAFDIVLTDANGIGRGKIIRRHELPGLYAGGRHLPISILGLDICGEDVHETGLIWDQGDGDLRAWPIPGTLKPLHGTSPARGEVLMSMYHLDGAVMTSDPRHALQRQVDAMAAEGLHPAGAFELEFFLLDPKLDDHGRAQPAAAVLDGRRSLKTEVYSVDHLHGMEPLFSQIYAAARAADIQAETVISEYAPGQYELTLHYRTDVMQAADDLIRLKRIVRLQARRFGVTACFMAKPIEDYAGSGMHFHVSLLDGAGRNVFAEAQEGQWTDTILHALGGLRQTMGEAMLVFAPHANSWRRFANQSYAPVSPSWGVNNRSVALRIPAGDLRARRIEHRPSGVDANPYLVAATVLAGIRHGLANRINPGPETTGNGYAGEDAGGQGGGAPAMPGDWREAIRAAQGSAFLAEALGPDMHRTFCAIKAAEHARVARTIADVDYDLYLHTV, from the coding sequence ATGACACACAGCCCTTCCGGTTCCACCCTTGCCGAGGCCGAGGCCTTCCTGGCCGCGCATCCCGAGATCGAGGCCTTCGACATCGTGCTGACCGACGCCAATGGCATCGGCCGCGGCAAGATCATCCGCCGGCATGAGCTGCCGGGGCTGTATGCCGGCGGGCGGCATCTGCCGATCTCGATCCTTGGCCTCGACATCTGCGGCGAGGATGTGCACGAAACCGGGCTGATCTGGGACCAGGGCGATGGCGACCTGCGTGCCTGGCCGATCCCCGGCACGCTCAAGCCCCTGCATGGCACCAGCCCGGCGCGGGGCGAGGTGCTGATGAGCATGTATCACCTTGACGGCGCGGTCATGACCTCGGACCCGCGCCACGCGCTGCAGCGGCAGGTGGATGCGATGGCGGCGGAAGGGCTGCACCCGGCCGGAGCGTTCGAGCTGGAGTTCTTCCTGCTCGACCCCAAGCTCGACGATCACGGCCGCGCCCAGCCTGCCGCCGCGGTGCTGGACGGGCGGCGCAGCCTGAAGACCGAGGTCTATTCGGTGGATCATCTGCACGGGATGGAGCCGCTGTTCTCGCAGATCTACGCCGCCGCCAGGGCCGCCGACATCCAGGCGGAAACCGTGATCTCGGAATATGCGCCGGGGCAGTATGAGCTGACGCTGCATTACCGCACCGACGTGATGCAGGCCGCCGATGACCTGATCCGCCTGAAGCGGATCGTGCGGTTGCAGGCACGTCGCTTTGGGGTGACGGCCTGCTTCATGGCAAAGCCCATCGAGGATTATGCCGGATCGGGGATGCACTTCCACGTCTCGCTGCTGGACGGTGCCGGGCGCAACGTCTTCGCCGAGGCGCAGGAAGGCCAGTGGACCGATACCATCCTGCACGCACTTGGCGGACTTCGGCAGACGATGGGCGAGGCGATGCTGGTCTTCGCGCCCCATGCCAACAGCTGGCGGCGCTTTGCGAACCAGAGCTATGCGCCGGTCTCACCCTCCTGGGGCGTCAACAACCGCTCCGTCGCGCTGCGCATCCCGGCGGGCGACCTGCGCGCCCGGCGGATCGAGCATCGGCCCTCGGGCGTCGATGCGAACCCCTACCTCGTGGCGGCGACGGTGCTGGCGGGCATCCGGCACGGGCTGGCGAACCGCATCAACCCAGGGCCCGAGACCACCGGCAACGGCTATGCGGGCGAGGATGCCGGCGGGCAGGGCGGGGGCGCCCCGGCGATGCCCGGCGACTGGCGCGAGGCGATCCGCGCGGCGCAGGGATCGGCGTTCCTGGCCGAGGCGCTGGGGCCCGACATGCACCGCACCTTCTGCGCGATCAAGGCGGCGGAACACGCGCGGGTGGCGCGCACCATCGCGGACGTGGATTACGATCTTTACCTGCATACGGTCTGA
- a CDS encoding carboxynorspermidine decarboxylase, translating into MSVSIPTPHYLVDAAALRTNMEKVARLRELSGAKALLALKCFATWSAFDYMRPYMDGTTSSSLFELRLGRQKFGGETHAYSVAWAEDEIDEAVGYADKIIFNSIGQLERFADRTEGIARGLRLNPQISTSGFDLADPARPFSRLGEWDSEKIAGVLDRISGFMIHYNCENEDFALFDRQLTDIENRFGNLLAQVQWVSLGGGIHFTGEGYPLEALAARLKAFAERFGVQVYLEPGEAAITRTATLEVTVLDILHNGKDLAVVDSSIEAHLLDLLIYRLPAKIAPDEGPHRYMICGKSCLAGDIFGEFAFPERLKVGDRISVQDTAGYTMVKKNWFNGVKMPAIAIREVDGTVRLVRSFGYEDYEASLS; encoded by the coding sequence ATGTCCGTGTCGATACCCACCCCGCATTACCTGGTCGACGCCGCGGCGTTGCGCACGAACATGGAGAAGGTCGCCCGCCTGCGCGAGCTGTCGGGGGCCAAGGCGCTGCTGGCGCTGAAATGCTTCGCCACCTGGTCGGCCTTCGATTACATGCGCCCCTACATGGACGGCACCACCTCCTCCTCGCTTTTCGAGCTGCGGCTGGGGCGCCAGAAGTTCGGCGGCGAGACCCATGCCTATTCCGTCGCCTGGGCCGAGGATGAGATCGACGAGGCGGTGGGCTATGCCGACAAGATCATCTTCAACTCCATCGGCCAGCTGGAACGATTTGCGGATCGCACCGAAGGCATTGCCCGCGGCTTGCGGCTGAACCCGCAGATCTCGACCAGCGGCTTCGACCTGGCCGACCCGGCGCGCCCGTTCAGCCGTCTGGGCGAATGGGACAGCGAGAAGATCGCGGGCGTGCTCGACAGGATTTCCGGGTTCATGATCCATTACAACTGCGAGAACGAGGATTTCGCCCTGTTCGACCGGCAGTTGACCGATATCGAGAACCGCTTCGGCAACCTGCTGGCGCAGGTGCAGTGGGTCAGCCTGGGCGGCGGCATCCACTTCACCGGCGAGGGCTATCCGCTGGAGGCGCTTGCGGCGCGGTTGAAGGCCTTTGCAGAGCGCTTCGGGGTGCAGGTCTACCTGGAACCCGGCGAGGCGGCGATCACCAGGACCGCGACGCTGGAAGTGACGGTGCTGGATATCCTGCACAACGGCAAGGATCTGGCGGTGGTCGACAGCTCGATCGAGGCGCATCTGCTGGACCTGCTGATCTACCGGCTGCCCGCCAAGATCGCGCCGGACGAGGGCCCGCATCGCTACATGATCTGCGGCAAGTCCTGTCTGGCCGGGGATATTTTCGGCGAGTTTGCCTTCCCCGAGCGGCTGAAGGTCGGCGACCGGATCTCGGTACAGGACACGGCCGGTTACACGATGGTCAAGAAAAACTGGTTTAACGGCGTGAAGATGCCGGCGATTGCCATACGTGAGGTGGATGGAACGGTGCGGCTGGTCCGCTCGTTCGGATACGAAGACTACGAAGCCAGCCTCTCCTGA
- a CDS encoding saccharopine dehydrogenase family protein — translation MKRNVLIIGAGGVAQVVAHKCAQNNDLLGDLHIASRRVGKCEAIIASVNDKGAMKVPGTFAAHAVDAMDSAAVAALIRETGAQIVINVGSAFVNMTVLQACIETGAAYLDTAIHEDPAKICETPPWYGNYEWKRREACEAAGVTAILGIGFDPGVVNAYARLAAEDYLDTVESIDIVDINAGSHGRWFATNFDPEINFREFTGTVYSWQNGGWQENTMFEVGKVWDLPVVGPQKAYLTGHDEVHSLAANYPGADVRFWMGFGDHYINVFTVLKNLGLLSEKPVKTAEGQEVVPLKVVKAVLPDPASLAPDYTGKTCIGDVVRGTKDGQPRELFIYNVADHAEAFQEVGSQGISYTAGVPPVAAAILIARGDWDIGRMANVEELPPMAFLTELHRLGLSTRIREGESDLPVT, via the coding sequence TTGAAACGGAACGTGCTCATCATCGGCGCCGGTGGCGTGGCCCAGGTCGTCGCGCATAAATGCGCGCAGAACAATGACTTGCTGGGTGATCTTCACATCGCCTCGCGCAGGGTTGGCAAATGCGAGGCAATCATCGCCAGCGTGAATGACAAGGGCGCGATGAAGGTGCCGGGCACGTTCGCGGCCCATGCCGTCGATGCGATGGACAGCGCCGCGGTGGCGGCGCTGATCCGCGAGACGGGGGCGCAGATCGTCATCAATGTCGGCAGCGCCTTCGTCAACATGACGGTGCTGCAGGCCTGCATCGAGACCGGGGCGGCGTATCTCGATACCGCGATCCATGAGGATCCGGCGAAGATCTGCGAGACGCCGCCGTGGTATGGCAACTATGAATGGAAGCGCCGCGAGGCCTGCGAGGCGGCGGGGGTGACGGCCATCCTGGGGATCGGTTTCGATCCGGGAGTGGTGAATGCCTATGCGCGGCTGGCGGCGGAGGACTATCTGGACACGGTCGAAAGCATTGATATCGTTGATATCAATGCCGGAAGCCACGGCCGCTGGTTCGCCACCAACTTCGACCCCGAGATCAACTTCCGCGAGTTTACCGGCACCGTCTACAGCTGGCAGAACGGCGGCTGGCAAGAGAACACCATGTTCGAGGTCGGCAAGGTCTGGGACCTGCCGGTGGTGGGGCCGCAGAAGGCTTACCTGACCGGGCATGACGAGGTGCATTCGCTGGCGGCGAACTATCCGGGGGCCGATGTGCGGTTCTGGATGGGGTTCGGGGATCACTATATCAACGTGTTTACCGTTTTGAAAAACCTCGGACTTTTGTCCGAGAAGCCGGTGAAGACGGCGGAGGGGCAGGAGGTTGTGCCGCTCAAGGTGGTGAAGGCGGTGCTGCCCGATCCGGCGAGCCTGGCGCCCGACTATACGGGCAAGACCTGCATCGGCGACGTGGTGCGCGGCACGAAGGACGGCCAGCCGCGCGAGTTGTTCATCTACAACGTCGCGGACCATGCGGAAGCCTTCCAAGAGGTTGGTTCGCAAGGGATTTCCTATACCGCCGGGGTGCCGCCCGTTGCTGCCGCGATCCTGATCGCGCGGGGGGATTGGGACATTGGCCGGATGGCGAATGTCGAGGAATTGCCGCCGATGGCCTTCCTGACAGAGCTGCACCGGCTGGGCCTGTCGACCCGGATCCGGGAAGGCGAGAGCGATCTGCCGGTCACCTGA